Genomic window (Poecile atricapillus isolate bPoeAtr1 chromosome 10, bPoeAtr1.hap1, whole genome shotgun sequence):
GCAGCAAGGCGCCAGGACTATCTGTGTGCTCTCGTTATCACAGGCATGCTGCTGCAACAACAGCACCTTATCACTGCCCTCAAGTCAGAGCTCCTCACTGTCCCACTGAGAACTCCACAGAGCTCAGGCTGCACTTTGAGGTCCCAGCTCATCCCCCAAACACAAGTGCTCCCAAAAAAACATGAATGCAATCCACATGTAGAGAACAGCACCATCCAGGTCTCCAGAAAGGGATAGGCAGGGCAAGAATCCACCCTCCAACCCTGTTATCCACAGGGTTTGAGGAGCTCCTCTCCTTGGTATTAGAGCAGCTCAGGCAGATCCCAGAGATCCCCAGGGCGTGCTTCATCCTGGGTGGGTTTGGCACTTCAGTAGGTcccctcatccccatcctcaaGTCATCCTTCaaagggagcagggacagtCACGCGCAGCAATGTCAAAGCTGCTCTCCATTTACCAGAGCACTGCTGCTTCAGCACTTTCCAGTGGCTAATGGAGTGGCTCAGCACCACGAGAGGAGCAGGTCGATGGGGAGGCAGGGGGGAAGACACAAGTAGCTCCTGACTGCCCTGCTGGAGGTTAACCAGCTGCAATGGGAGATTATCAGGAATTTCAGCAATCTTGTGGTGGCTTACTTCCCCCCTTCCCTGCAGTCTCCAAATCCTTCATTAACTTCTTACACTAAGAGAGGAAGAGCGCAAAAGTTAAATGAGCTCTGACAAGTTTTCAGAAGGGTCTTTAAGTATCCTCCACTCCTTTTGCTATTAATTAGCAATGAGGAAGAACCACCACCGGGAGAGGCTTCGGCACAGACTGAACAGCTCTTGCTGCTGGCCGCGCACGCTTCAGCTCAGCTCAAATGCTCTCAGAGGGCCCCAAAAGAGACACCAGAGAAACCCAGTTCTTGCAGCACTTCCCACAGCTCACGCTGCAATCTTTCAAGGGCATCATGTTTAACTTAGCAGCACTGCACTAAGTCGCTCAAGTGGCTGAAAAACAGCTTACTCCATTTTGcagctggtttattttttctgaacagGTTTTTGCCTCTCAGCATTGCAGTTTAAAATGTAACTGATACTCTCAGACCAACCACTGTGAGCTGCAAGGTGTTTCTGTAATGAGACCCTCCTCACTCCAGCACCAGGTGCAGCAGAAGCCCCCATGGCACTCATTCCCACAGAGGCTTGTGGAATACCTGGAAGCATGCTGTGCCTCCATCCCTCTCTGTGTTTAGGAAccagagcagaagcagcagtcTGTGCAAGGTCACAGAGCAAGAAAGTTTGCAGGAGCGCTTGGTCTCAGCTCCAGTGCCACATGCCAGCCCTCTCCATCTGCCAGGGAGGATGGCAAGCGCCTGGCTCATCCGATCAATAGGAATTGGACCTGGGGCATTCTGCCACTGAGGATGCAATGCAAGACACACAGCTTCAATCTAATAGACaagagcagcccctggagactgggcaaagggaaaaaaatcctaagatttttttttttccaagaagtaGGAAAACGGGCCCCACGAGACTCTTCTTGCACTTTGTTCTTATCCACTGCTTCAGTCTCAGGCCTTCCTGAAAATGAGGCATTGTCCCAAGGCATATTATGAAATTCCCAGACCACGTCACACAaggagaacacagcatttgCGAGGGGGACGGGTGGGAGAGAAATCCCAGACTATTCCAGGAAATGCAAGGAGACATCCCTGAAATGACTTCCCCCCTCCAgccaggaggggaagggaggacCTCCCACCTCGCTCCCTGTACCCAGCCAAAACTAGGTCAGTGACACAGCCCTGCTCGCAACCAAAGCTCCTCTCCAGACACCAGGACACATGGAAGAGTCCAGCCAAGAGGGTGAAGGGGGTAACCTTGCCCCTTCCCATAGCCTTGACACGTTTCCTGCAAGAGAGTCCAGCTGGCCCCTCAGCCCTGTTAAAGAGGCAGGCAGttcctcctctgcttcctcctcagCACCACAACACTGCCGGCTGGCTTGAAAGAGAAAACCCACTTTAGCCTTTCCCTGGCCCTTTATCagacaaaacaaaggaaaaaataaagatccCCACACCTTGCTTTCAAAggcttcttctgcttcttttccaGTTTCTACTGCTGGGAACTACTATACATGACTGGCAACCCTCAAACACCTTCAGAAGAGACACAAGGTGCTCAGCCTGGTTGCAAAACCCAAGGTCTTAAGCTACAGCACCCTCAAGACCAGTATCCCCCAAGTCAAGGGGGGGTGGAGTGGGGGGTGCCACATCCTCTGCTTCATATCCTTGAGCCAAAACACCTCCCTTCTAGAAAGCCTCCTCCCTTCACAGCCCCTTCCTCCCTTGACCTTGACACAGATGCCAGCTCCAGCATGCACCCACCTGTCTGTGccggggaggggatggggatgagggtCCAAGAGGGGGGCAGCTCCCCCTTCCCGGGTGAACCGCGCCCACCGCCGCCCCCGGGCACCCACGGAGGGAGGGGAAGCCGGGGGAAGGCTCCGGGGAGCCGGCACTCACCGCTGTGCGAGCTGAACCACCGCGGTGCGATGTGAAGGGGCAGCGCGTCGGCCAGCGAGGCCCTGGCGCCCAGGTACAGCATCCCGTCTCTATGGTGACCGCCTCCCGTCTCCTGGAAACCGTTGCCATGGGCGTACGTGGAGTCGGAGCCGggaccgccgccgccgccgcccggggcCCGCTCGGCCTCCCCCGCCGCCCGTGCCGCCGCCGCGTACAGCCCGAAGGGGACGGCTCCGGCCGCCGCCGGGTCCATGCCCATCCCGGCCACCGAGCTGACGGAGCGGCTGCGCAGCCCCatcgcgccgccgccgccgcccgcccggtAATGGCCGAAGGGGGGCGGCCCCCCCCCTCCTCCCGGCGGCGGCACGGCGCTGTCATCCGTCGACACCCCCGGGAAGGGGCCCCGCGAACGGGTCGCCGTGCTCTGCTTGCCCCCCATGTGGGCGCCGCCGGGCCGGAGGGAGCCGAGCGACAGCCCCCCGCGGGGAAcggggccgcgccgcccccgctgGGAGGCGAGAGGGGGCGGAAGGAAGCGGGGGGGCACGGGGAGCTACGGGCGAAAACCCATCCCCGCCCCAGGCATCCTCCCCCCGCCGGGCCCGCAGGGGCGAGGGCGCCCCGagtccgccgccgccgccgccgtcaCCCCCGGCGGAAGCCGCCGAGGGCTCCGGGGCCGCGGAGCGGGGAGGgagcggcgggggaggggggggtggACGCCGGCAGGGTCGCTCCGCCCGCCTCGCTGGTGCCCGGGGCGCGGCCGGGAGCCGGGCGCGGATCAGCTGCGGCCCAtgggcggcgggggcggcggagGCGGCGCGCCCCGCTCCGCTGCGCTGGGCACGGCCTCGCTGCGGCCGCCGCCTGGTGCTGGGCGCCGCGCCGGAGACAATA
Coding sequences:
- the ZNRF1 gene encoding E3 ubiquitin-protein ligase ZNRF1, with translation MGGKQSTATRSRGPFPGVSTDDSAVPPPGGGGGPPPFGHYRAGGGGGAMGLRSRSVSSVAGMGMDPAAAGAVPFGLYAAAARAAGEAERAPGGGGGGPGSDSTYAHGNGFQETGGGHHRDGMLYLGARASLADALPLHIAPRWFSSHSGFKCPICSKSVASDEMEMHFIMCLSKPRLSYNDDVLTKDAGECVICLEELLQGDTIARLPCLCIYHKSCIDSWFEVNRSCPEHPSD